A portion of the Psilocybe cubensis strain MGC-MH-2018 chromosome 10, whole genome shotgun sequence genome contains these proteins:
- a CDS encoding Mitochondrial inner membrane protein OXA1L — MAFAASVGLGIRSGTLRTCSKSLKSSSVRLTRSDARLFSSLLQASGSSCRSLNNIQTPSSRNLSLWGSSSKSTPPPSAAPEAPPATEETAAAVAESSSTPATSAATTPLPTDAATDATTSLPTEVVTEAAASADVPTTLLTDVTEAIATHAPAALQYGDLAAMGLAGWSPAGLVRWSLELINVSTGMPWFWTIIAGSAFWRLVCVPFAIKGLQASARMQPHQTKMLALQQEIKRTAEKKDPVAMKLATVKMQEFYRANNINPLGGVIALVQMPITLGIFFGVQKLCKLPLEQLHYSGVSFLPDLTVADPTYIMPLALCALINVQIMVGARDLNTKERPDMAHIMNLFRVMTIPGIAFMAAFPSGLLLSLMTTAILTTAQTLIMRMPVVRNKLQIPIVPPSAYGKLPTIRETFTRGKNWFKGDLSARMEKARKEALARQNAARRPPMGF; from the exons ATGGCTTTTGCTGCCTCGGTTGGACTGGGTATCAGGTCGGGGACGTTGAGGACGTGTTCAAAGAG TTTGAAATCTTCGTCAGTACGCTTGACTCGCTCAGACGCGCGCTTATTCTCTTCCCTTTTGCAA GCATCAGGATCTTCTTGCCGTTCGCTAAATAACATCCAGACTCCAAGCTCTAGGAATCTGTCACTATGGGGCTCAAGTTCCAAGTCTACTCCCCCACCGTCAGCGGCGCCTGAAGCTCCTCCGGCAACAGAGGAGACGGCAGCAGCTGTCGCCGAATCGTCGTCAACACCCGCTACCTCCGCTGCAACTACACCTTTGCCTACAGATGCAGCCACAGACGCAACCACTTCATTGCCTACAGAAGTAGTAACCGAGGCAGCTGCCAGCGCGGATGTGCCTACTACCCTTCTCACCGATGTTACCGAAGCCATTGCCACTCACGCGCCAGCTGCGCTGCAGTATGGCGACCTGGCTGCTATGGGTCTCGCAGGATGGTCACCAGCCGGTCTGGTTCGGTGGTCTCTGGAGCTGATCAATGTCTCTACTGGTATGCCCTGGTTCTGGACAATCATTGCTGGAAGTGCGTTCTGGAGGTTAGTGTGCGTCCCATTCGCGATCAAGGGTCTGCAAGCCTCCGCCCGAATGCAACCCCACCAAACGAAGATGCTGGCTCTTCAACAGGAAATCAAAAGAACGGCTGAAAAGAAGGACCCTGTCGCTATGAAGCTGGCTACGGTCAAGATGCAGGAGTTTTACAGGGCGAACAATATCAACCCTCTGGGAGGTGTTATTGCTTTGGTGCAGATGCCCATCACCCTTGGAATTTTCTTCGGAGTGCAGAAGCTGTGCAAATTGCCCCTCGAGCAACTGCACTACAGTGGTGTTAGTTTCTTGCCCGACTTGACTGTGGCGGATCCTACGTACATCATGCCTCTAGCACTATGCGCCCTCATTAACGTCCAAATTATG GTCGGAGCACGCGATCTTAACACTAAAGAACGACCGGATATGGCCCACATTATGAACCTGTTCCGCGTAATGACAATCCCTGGTATCGCCTTCATGGCTGCTTTCCCCTCA GGACTTCTGTTGTCATTGATGACCACGGCCATTCTTACCACCGCCCAAACACTTATTATGCGTATGCCTGTTGTCCGAAACAAGCTGCAAATCCCCATTGTTCCCCCCAGCGCCTACGGCAAGCTGCCTACCATCAGAGAGACCTTCA
- a CDS encoding translation elongation factor EF-1 beta subunit (eEF1B) has translation MSANLSKLEAHLATRSYVEGYTPSQADVTVFKAISAAPDAAANPHVSRWYKHIQSYAAEHASLPGSSTAGEAFVGGAEAAPAAAADAEDDEEIDLFGSDEEEDAEAEKLKAERVAAYNAKKANKPKAVAKSVVTMDVKPWDDETDMAALEAAVRSIEQDGLLWGASKLVPIGYGIKKLQITLVVEDEKVSTDELQEKIAEFEDYVQSTDISAMQITEPSNRTTGIRI, from the exons ATGTCTGCCAACCTCTCCAAGCTCGAAGCCCACCTCGCCACCAGGTCCTACGTTGAAGG ATACACCCCTTCCCAGGCCGATGTGACCGTCTTCAAGGCAATTTCTGCTGCTCCTGATGCTGCCGCCAACCCCCACGTTTCCAGGTGGTACAAACACATTCAATCCTATGCTGCGGAGCATGCTTCTCTTCCCGGATCTAGCACAGCCGGTGAGGCGTTTGTCGGTGGAGCCGAGGCTgcccctgctgctgctgccgatgcagaggatgatgaggagatTGATCTCTTCGGTtccgatgaggaagaagatgccGAGGCCGAGAAGCTCAAGGCTGAACGTGTTGCTGCATACAATGCTAAGAAGGCCAACAAGCCAAAGGCTGTCGCTAAG TCCGTCGTTACCATGGATGTGAAGCCCTGGGATGATGAGACTGACATGGCTGCTCTGGAGGCTGCTGTCCGCTCGATCGAGCAGGATGGCCTTCTCTGGGGTGCCAGCAAGCTCGTTCCCATTGGTTACGGTATCAAGAAGCTGCAGATCACCCTTGTCGTTG AGGACGAGAAGGTCTCTACAGATGAGCTCCAGGAGAAGATCGCTGAGTTCGAGGATTATGTCCAAAGCACTGATATCTCTGCTATGCAAA TAACAGAGCCAAGTAACAGGACCACGGGTATCAGGATTTAA